In one Diabrotica virgifera virgifera chromosome 7, PGI_DIABVI_V3a genomic region, the following are encoded:
- the LOC126888037 gene encoding uncharacterized protein LOC126888037: MDKWLIKSVKTKSNNEKNIAEKQPSTSRHASEQQPESSNQQNVTEEQPSTSHTPKGGVIISQNVDVGRVSKKINTSQSNIIVDTNDAEPNDAEPNDAESAPIVDKFLLSLKRKADFVDTPSKRICKFIPAWLTDNEFRGWLNKSNKPDDKHGNEYAFCKVCKSNLVAHKAVLLRHMRTEKHKENFSAVSSNIKIKDMCVKQTCENNLVKRAELKLCSLLATKDLPFLLMDTVCPLLKDIFPDSKIAQQLTVKRTKATQIVVECLGDNFLKELYEKLRVPGMFFSLIMDETTDISVKKQCAFTAIFFDENSNSLQTTFFDILENTGGTAVELYSTLKDIIFSKGIPISNFVGFSSDTPNVMVGPHNSVFSHLKQEFPDIVCVKCSCHMAHLATSKACLKLPKHIEDLLRNIGSHFNRSACRRAKFREFQEFFKVDIHKILSPAKTRWLSLKAVVDRVLEQYEPLRAYFKESVSEDPSHVTETMLETLNHPLTEVYLKFMSYVLELMTDFNILFQSEKPLLYRVKPETENLLKILCSNYMNIVHIKKCAEILKIVHDNPDNFLPLEQIYIGISAFDSLQHLRSDKDTNLEQADFDNFFKSILSFYIELVANIKDRFKFEDPVFTTLELLDPKVAQSFQTKSLKNILDRFPVLNNFVNAQSLDNEWRKHALLDFDSLDINSNTECDIYWSQIFKLKNEANISLFPNLKKVFSLLFVLPFSNAAVERVFSNLFNIKTDKRNLLDTSTIRALLATKDGIGNTGCVKFTPSKKMLGCNIWQNSK, translated from the exons atggataaatgGTTAATAAAAAGTGTTAAG ACCaaatcaaataatgaaaaaaatattgcTGAAAAGCAGCCGTCAACTTCACGTCATGCTTCTGAACAACAG CCTGAATCTAGTAATCAGCAAAATGTTACTGAAGAGCAGCCATCTACTTCTCATACTCCTAAGGGAGGAGTAATTATTAGTCAAAATGTTGACGTTGGCCGTGTTAGTAAAAAGATTAACACTTCTCAGAGTAATATTATTGTTGACACTAATGATGCCGAGCCCAATGATGCCGAGCCCAATGATGCCGAGTCCGCACCAATTGTTGACAAATTTCTATTGAGTTTGAAAAGGAAAGCTGATTTTGTAGATACACCTTCAAAAAGAATATGCAAGTTTATTCCAGCGTGGCTAACCGATAACGAGTTTCGCGGGTGGCTTAATAAATCAAATAAGCCAGATGATAAACACGGCAATGAATACGCATTTTGTAAAGTTTGTAAATCAAATTTGGTGGCTCATAAGGCTGTGTTACTTAGACATATGAGAACGGAAAAACACAAAGAGAATTTTAGTGCGGTATccagtaatataaaaataaaggaCATGTGTGTAAAACAAACCTGTGAAAATAATTTAGTTAAAAGAGCAGAACTAAAATTATGTAGTCTTTTGGCTACAAAGGACTTACCGTTCTTATTAATGGACACTGTATGTCCACTACTTAAAGATATTTTTCCAGATTCTAAGATAGCTCAACAATTAACCGTTAAAAGGACTAAAGCAACTCAAATAGTCGTTGAATGTTTGGGTGACAATTTTCTGAAAGAATTATATGAAAAGTTAAGAGTACCTGGAATGTTTTTTTCATTGATTATGGATGAAACTACAGATATATCGGTAAAAAAACAGTGTGCATTTACTGCAATATTTTTTGATGAAAATTCCAACTCATTACAAAcaacattttttgacattttagaaAATACTGGGGGCACTGCAGTTGAATTATATTCAACTTTAAAAGACATAATATTTTCCAAAGGTATTCCTATATCTAATTTTGTTGGATTTTCGTCGGACACACCTAATGTAATGGTAGGGCCACACAATTCagttttttcccatctaaaacaAGAATTTCCTGATATAGTTTGTGTTAAATGCTCTTGTCACATGGCACATTTAGCAACTTCAAAGGCATGCTTGAAACTTCCCAAGCACATTGAGGACTTACTAAGAAATATAGGAAGCCATTTCAATAGAAGTGCTTGTCGAAGAGCCAAATTTCGggaatttcaggaattttttaagGTTGACATTCACAAAATTCTATCACCTGCTAAGACCAGGTGGCTTTCACTAAAAGCAGTTGTGGACAGGGTTCTAGAGCAGTACGAACCATTACGTGCATATTTCAAGGAGAGTGTTTCTGAAGATCCTTCACATGTAACGGAAACTATGTTGGAAACTCTTAATCACCCTCttactgaagtgtatttaaagtTTATGTCTTATGTTCTAGAGCTCATGACGGATTTCAATATTTTATTCCAATCCGAAAAACCACTTTTATATAGGGTTAAGCCCGAAACTGAAAATTTATTGAAGATTTTATGTTCCAATTATATGAATATTGTTCATATAAAAAAATGTGCAGAAATCCTGAAAATTGTTCACGACAATCCAGACAATTTTCTTCCATTAGAGCAAATTTATATAGGAATTTCTGCTTTCGACAGTTTGCAACATTTGCGATCGGATAAAGACACAAATTTAGAACAAGCAGactttgataatttttttaaatcaatattatCCTTTTATATTGAACTAGTTGCTAATATCAAAGATCGGTTTAAATTTGAGGACCCGGTTTTTACTACCTTAGAGCTGTTAGATCCGAAGGTGGCCCaatcattccaaacaaaatctttaaaaaacatATTAGATAGGTTTCCAGTTCTAAATAACTTTGTCAATGCACAATCTTTGGATAACGAGTGGAGAAAACATGCACTCTTAGATTTTGATAGTTTAGACATTAATTCCAATACCGAGTGTGATATATACTGGTCtcagatttttaaattaaaaaatgaagccAACATATCTTTGtttccaaatttaaaaaaagtattttcattGTTATTCGTTCTACCATTTTCAAACGCTGCGGTAGAAAGGGTTTTTAGTAATTTATTCAATATAAAAACAGATAAGAGAAATCTTTTAGATACATCTACAATTAGGGCTTTATTGGCGACAAAAGATGGTATCGGTAATACAGGCTGTGTAAAATTTACACCTTCAAAAAAAATGTTAGGATGTAACATATGGCAAAATAGTAAATGA